GCCTCGCAGGTCAAGCTGCCCAGCGAGAGCATCAAGATGATCACCGACTCGCACGCGATCGTCGCGCAGATCGTGATCCAGCAGGAAATCGTTGTCGGCGAAGCGACCGCCGCCGAAGGCGGACCGGCGGAGCCCGAGGTCCTTACTGCCAAGAAGGCCGAGGGCGAAGAAGGCGCTGCCGCTGCCAAGGGTGCTGCACCCGCCAAGGGCGCTGCGCCCGCTGCCGCCGGTGCGAAGGCTGCTGCTCCTGCCAAGGACGCCAAGCCCGCCGCTGGAGCACCCAAGAAGTAATCGACATGAAGCTCATCGTCGGCCTCGGCAATCCCGGTCCCGAATACGCCAAAACGCGGCACAACGCCGGGTTCGTGGTCTTGGACCGCCTTGCCGACACGCACGCCAAGGGTGTGGGGGGGGGCGCGATTCCCAAATCGCGATTCCAGGCGATGACCGTGGAGGCCGACATCGGTTCGGAAAAATGCGTGTTCATGAAGCCCATGACCTTCATGAACCTTTCCGGACGAGCGGTGAGCGAGGCGATTCGCTTCTTCAAGCTTCAACCCGCGACCGATCTGCTTGTGGTTGTCGACGATTTCTACCTCCCGGTAGGGTCGATCCGCATCCGCGAAGCGGGTGGAACGGGCGGGCACAACGGGCTCTCCAGCATCGACCAGGCGCTCGGCAACGGTCTCTACCCACGCGTCCGTGTCGGTGTCGGCGAGCGTCCTTCCGGCGGGAAGCCCGCGAATTGGGATCAGGCGGACTACGTCCTCTCCAAGTTCGCGGATGACGAGTGGTCGGACATGCAACCGGCCTTCGATCGTGCCGCCAAGGCATCGGAAACTTTCGTTCGGCGCGGCCTCGCGGCGGCAATGAACGAATTCAACGGAAACGCCGAGGCGCACCGCGCGCGACAGGCAGGCAAAGTCGGCCCCGACGGCGCGAAACCCGCGCCGGGCGCGGCCTCAAATCAGAACCCATCACCAGCCTCATCACAGGCCTCATCTCAGAAAGTGGAGTGACTCACATGCCCGGCAAGCGAATCTATCAGTACGAAGCCATGTTCCTGTTCGGCCAGTCGACCGCGGCGGACCTCGCGGGTTGCGTGGCCCACCTCAACGAGATCTTCCAGCGCGCGCAGGCCGAGATCATCGCGATGCGCAAGTGGGATGATCGCCGTCTTGCCTACGAGATCGCCGGCCAGAAGCGCGGCACGTACATCCTCGTGTACTTCAAGGCTCCCAACGAGTCGATGCTCGGCTTCGATCGCGATTGCAATCTCTCGGAAAAGCTCCTGCGTCACTTGCTCATCCGCGCCGACCACATGACCGTCGAGCAGATGCAGGCCGCCGATGGCCGGCGCGAGCTCGAACTCGAAGCCAAGATGCGGGCCGAAAAGCCGCAGACTTCCGAGCCGACTGCTGAGCCGGTCGCTGCCGCAGCGGAAGGCGAACCTGCCTAATTCTGCCGCCCGAATCGGGCTTGCGGATCGGGCCGAATCCTAGTATGATCCAAACGGCCCGTGCGGGCTCCGCACGGAAACGGGGAGTAATCACATGGCTGGAAGCTACAACCGAGTTTTGTTGATGGGGAATCTGACGCGCAATGTCGAGCTTCGCGCCGTCGGAGGCAGCGGATCGCAGGTCGCCAACGTCGGCCTCGCGGTGAACCGAAACTACACGACCGCGAGCGGCGAGAAGCGCGAGGAGGTCACCTTCATCGACTGCGAAGCCTGGGGGAAAACCGCGGAAATCATGGCGAAGTACCTCTCGAAAGGCCGCCCTGTGTTTATCGAAGGTCGCTTGAAGCTTGATCAGTGGGACGACAAGGACACGGGCAAGAAGCAATCAAAGCTGAAGGTCGTCGTCGAGAGCTTCCAATTCGTGGACAGCAAAGCGAGCGGGGGTGGTGGGGGTGGTGGGGGTGGTGGGGGTGGGAGTGCGTCGTACTCGGATGACGACAGTCAGCCGCAAGTGAACACCCGAGCTCCCGGCCGGCCGGCGCAGAATGCAGCGCCGATGGGCGACGACGACATTCCGTTCTAGTATTCAGGCCCGGCGCGGCATTCGGCCCGAACCGGGCATGACAATTTCAGATTTCGCGTTGGGGCAGTTCCGGCTTGTTGTCGCGTCCTGCTCCTAACTCCACCCGGGTCACCGGGCGAAAGGACAGCGGCATGAACAAGAACGTCAAACTTCTTCTGACAGACAACGTTGAAGCCCTCGGCATCGTGGGCGATGTGGTGAACGTGCGTACCGGCTACGCCCGGAACTTCCTTCTCCCTCGCAATCTTGCGACTCAGCCGAGCGAAGAGAAGATCAAAGCGCTCTCCGCCAAG
The DNA window shown above is from Phycisphaeraceae bacterium and carries:
- the ssb gene encoding single-stranded DNA-binding protein, producing MAGSYNRVLLMGNLTRNVELRAVGGSGSQVANVGLAVNRNYTTASGEKREEVTFIDCEAWGKTAEIMAKYLSKGRPVFIEGRLKLDQWDDKDTGKKQSKLKVVVESFQFVDSKASGGGGGGGGGGGGSASYSDDDSQPQVNTRAPGRPAQNAAPMGDDDIPF
- the pth gene encoding aminoacyl-tRNA hydrolase, which codes for MKLIVGLGNPGPEYAKTRHNAGFVVLDRLADTHAKGVGGGAIPKSRFQAMTVEADIGSEKCVFMKPMTFMNLSGRAVSEAIRFFKLQPATDLLVVVDDFYLPVGSIRIREAGGTGGHNGLSSIDQALGNGLYPRVRVGVGERPSGGKPANWDQADYVLSKFADDEWSDMQPAFDRAAKASETFVRRGLAAAMNEFNGNAEAHRARQAGKVGPDGAKPAPGAASNQNPSPASSQASSQKVE
- the rpsF gene encoding 30S ribosomal protein S6 — protein: MPGKRIYQYEAMFLFGQSTAADLAGCVAHLNEIFQRAQAEIIAMRKWDDRRLAYEIAGQKRGTYILVYFKAPNESMLGFDRDCNLSEKLLRHLLIRADHMTVEQMQAADGRRELELEAKMRAEKPQTSEPTAEPVAAAAEGEPA